The following proteins are co-located in the Pseudomonadota bacterium genome:
- the cdaA gene encoding diadenylate cyclase CdaA yields MLEVLKSLRWQDVVDILIVAYIIYRIILFIRGTRAVQMLAGITVLIVVYFGARELEFLTLYWLLGTLLSSIFLIIIIVFQRDIRRALTQVGQTPFTKSYDDTIHSLGEIVSAANYMAQKKIGALIVIERETGLKDFIESGQTIDAALSRPLILSLFHTSSPLHDGGLIIRNNRIMTAGCVLPLTKNPYISKQLGTRHRAAIGLSEETDAVIIVVSEETQQISLVQHGAITSNLDVKALRSRLDAIFIPKDHQTQALWKNWLNKS; encoded by the coding sequence ATGCTTGAAGTATTAAAATCCCTTCGCTGGCAGGATGTCGTCGATATTCTTATCGTCGCCTACATCATTTATCGGATTATTTTATTCATCAGGGGCACCCGCGCAGTCCAGATGCTGGCCGGCATCACCGTATTAATTGTCGTATATTTCGGCGCCCGGGAGCTTGAATTCCTCACGCTTTATTGGCTTCTGGGGACATTACTCAGTTCAATCTTTTTGATCATCATTATTGTTTTCCAGCGTGATATCAGGCGCGCCCTTACCCAGGTCGGCCAAACTCCCTTTACAAAATCCTATGATGACACAATTCATTCTCTCGGAGAAATCGTCAGCGCCGCAAACTACATGGCCCAGAAAAAAATCGGCGCTCTCATTGTTATTGAAAGAGAAACAGGTCTTAAGGATTTTATTGAATCAGGACAGACAATTGACGCGGCCCTCAGCAGACCTCTTATCCTGAGCCTCTTCCACACGAGCTCACCGCTCCATGATGGCGGCCTTATCATCCGCAACAACCGAATCATGACTGCAGGCTGCGTACTGCCGCTTACCAAGAATCCCTACATCAGCAAACAACTCGGCACAAGACACCGGGCGGCCATCGGCCTCTCAGAGGAAACCGATGCAGTTATTATTGTGGTATCCGAAGAAACGCAGCAAATTTCCCTTGTACAACATGGCGCGATCACCTCAAATCTTGACGTGAAGGCGCTTAGAAGCCGGCTTGACGCGATTTTTATTCCCAAAGATCATCAGACA